ACGcaaaaactttttaaaatttgAGTTCGAAAAAGTCTAGTAGAAACACTTTATCACGTGTGCAGGTGCTCAATCAGAGAAGGTCGTAATTCGAGTGTATAAATAAAATTTACTGACGAATTTATCAGTGTATTCAACCTTTTATTTCATGTAAGATTATAAAATGATAACCAAACACCATACTTGATGtgcataatttatatcaaaaactAAAAAGCCACCAAATAAAATTTTAACTATGCTATCCTAATGCATAAATAACTCATTTTCTGACTAGCAACCAAACGAACCCTTAATAATACATATGTTGCCTAAAACCACCAATCAAATGCTATGTTAGGTTTCTTATAAAGAAGTTTAATACATAGCCAACCCCTTAAAATGTCAGATTATTTCATTTAGGCACTCGAACTAAATCATTTTTCAATTGAATACCTTAACTCCTAATAAAGTGTTCCAATCAGACTTTTTCgattcaaattttaaaaaaacattGCATTTTGTTTACATTCGTCTATTAGCTAATTAAGTTAACCACGTAAAATATGTCATCCCCTTTAATTGTATTCGCCTGAATAAGCCTTAAAATCCTAAAcattttttacttgaaattgatgtgtataattaaaggaggtCTATATTTTTTGTAATTAACTTAAATACCTAATAGATGAATGAAAATACACACAAAAATATTCCAAAAAAATTGAAGTGTTTAATTAAAACATGGCTTAATTAAATGTCAAAATGAAATATTCTCACAGGTTTTAAGGGGCTGAGCATGTGTTAAGCCTACAATAAAGAAAGCAATGGATAAATATAATCCGAGCAGGCAGACGACCCCTAATGGTAACTAGGGGCAGTGAAGGTGACAGACGGGTGGAAAGGTCAAGGGTCACGATCTTCTCGTGCTTGGCGACAAAAATAGTGTGTATGGTACGATTGCCTTGACAAATGACACTGACATACATACATAGTAAGTAACCCCACACTAGTCACTACTATAACAATAGGATAAAGTCCAAGAATTGTTCTCCAAACCCTTTTTCTTTGCAGCTCCACAACTCCACCCTGTTCTTTTTCTGAAAAAACAACAGTGAGGTGAGCTTCTTCACAGATTTGCTCTTTCTTGTTTTTCTTCTCCTCTAATTTCCTTTTATCACTCATGTCAGTGTGTGCGCGTTATGGGTGTAAAAATAACTTTTTTTGGTGTATCACCATTCAacagtgtctttttttttttcttttttaaaagctGAACCAGATCATGGGTTTTCCTTGTAGACATCTGTTAATTgttgataaaaataaaaaataataacaaagGAAGATGTATGGATTTCAAGATCACTAGATCAATAGACGTTAGACTGAAAAGTTCATTTGGAGTACCCTTTTGCCGTTCTGATTTGTCACTTGTCTTTCTAAAAGATGTAAAACAAATACTGTAAGAACTCATTGAATAACAGATtgactctgtttttttttttgatttgtcaCTTGTCTTTCTAAAAGATGTAAAACAAATACTGTAAGAATTCATTGAATAACAGATTGACTCTGTTTCTTTGTTTGGTGGCGCCGATTGGATTTCTTTTTTGatccatctctctctctctctctctctctatatatatatatatatatatatggccaaTTTATCAACTTGTCTTCTTCTTCTGGGAACACTGATCtgttcatttctctcttttgttttgcTATCTTTCTTTAATAAATAAGGAGAAACATCTTTGATAATGAGATCTTTAGATTTGTTCAGTGAAGAAAATAAAACCATTACTACTACTTTTTATAGTACTGTTTTGGTTTAATTTGAAATGTTTTTGTTATGGTGGAGTAGACTGAGTGAATAGCAGCACTAGGAAATAGATAGGCCTCTAGATGTCAGCTTCTTTATTTATTAGTAAAGGAAACTTTTTATTGAATATTCCCCAGATGCTGTTTAGCCCACAATCCTTGTTTGATATTTGTGGGTATTTTTGCAAGTTGCTTGAGATAAAAATGCTTTCtgtagtttaaaaaaaaaaaactatgtagaaaagagttgGACACAATTTGATTATTTGCAAATACTTGGGTATCACTTTGTATTGTATAATACTATAAGATTCTATTGGATCAATGATTAGTTTTGATTTCAGAAATGTAGTTTTTAAGCCATTAAAGCTAGACCACCTGCCGAAAGCTTGCCAAAGTTGTTATATTGCTAATCTAATTTCATGTTAGGCAAAAATGCAAGGAGGATTCAAGCAAATCATTTCTCATGGAAGTGTCCTCAAAAGTGCTGTTTTACGACATGTGCGATTGGTGAGTCCAGTGTCGAGGCCACTTATGTTTGCGCGCCATGAAACAAATTCAGCTGCTCGTATCGAAGAACATGGTTTTGAAAGCACCAAGATATCTGACATTTTGAAGGGCAAAGGTAAAAGTGCTGATGGCTCCTGGCTCTTCTGCACTACAGATGACAGTGTTTATGATGCTGTGAAATCGGTTAGTAACTTGACGAATCATCTGCACAATGCCTTTGCATCTACCCGTTGACGCTATGCATACACAGTTAATTTTGCATTTTAATGTATTTATGTGAAAGCTAACCAAACTTCTTACTTATGCTAACAAGTGTAACTTTTATCCATGTATGAGTGAGATACTCATTATTGCATTGTTGCTTGGGTAGTGAGAACTTGATATAATTGATTCTTTGTTTCTATGCAGATGACACAGCATAATGTAGGAGCCTTGGTGGTCGTGAAGTCTGGGGAAAATAAGTCAATTGCTGGCATTATTACAGAGAGAGGTAAACAGCCTTTCTTATAAGGcatgctatgttgctcggactcttcactaAAAGAAAAAAATGTCGACGGGTGCGTGTCAGATACTCCAAatgtagtgcatttttggagaatccggCACGGGTGTGGCAACATTTTttgagagtccgagcaacatagaagGCATGAACTCCTTAACGGACTATGGTGCTTTAAAACAAATAACTGTCTGTGATGCTACTTAATTTCTTGTACCAGTATCAGTTTTTGAACTCGTTCAACAATTGTTTCTTCAAATCTAGCTTCATCATAGTTCTCTTTAAAGATAAATGTTACCCGAAATGTTGGATCGTCCGGACACCTTCAAACAGGCACCATATATATTGGGTCCTTCTATGACTGATTTTAGCTCGTATCGTGCTCAGTCATAAAATTCACCTTGTCTGTAAGATTATCGGGATATCACCAGTGACCTTTCTTATTAATATACTACTTGATATGAAGTTTAAGAATATCTATGTGAATGTAAGAAAAAAAGAATGTGAAACTGGGTAGGTTACTGGTATTCACCTGAAGTTTAAGAATCTCTATGTGACTGAATGACGGCTAATATAAAGCATAAGATTGCTTGTATTTGGAGCATTGGCATGAATGTAGAATTGGGAAAGGTTACTGAGATTTAGTGGCAGCTTCATAATTCCTTCGTCATTGTCTGTTTCTTTCATTTTATAGCTGTGTTCACCTCCGGAAATGTATTTACGAAAATGCAACTGAGTAAAGCTATAGGCAATGTTTTCTAGTTCCATTTTCTGCTCTCTAGTTTTGCAAGTTAAATTACTAGTTGTAAATACATAGAACTGCACGCAGTTAGACATGTGAAACACTAGCCCAGTTATTCTGATTATTCTTTTTCTCTTCAACCCCCTTCACCTTCTCATTAATTTTCTTGAACCAGATTATCTGCGGAAAATCATAGTGCAGGGAAGATCATCCAAATCAACAAAGGTCGGGGACATCATGACGGAGGAGGTAAAACTCTAAAGCCTCTTTTcctcagaaaaagaaaaaaagaaaaaattgccGAAGCATGTAAAACTTGCTTCCAATCAAACACTTGTATATCTGGCATTTGGTAGTAAAAATGCAATACATTGTTAACACAAATGACTAAtcggtgtgtgtgtgtgtttgcaGAACAAGCTTATCACCGTCACACCTGAAACCAAAGTTCTGAAAGCAATGCAACTGATGACAGGTGCTATTTTCTTCTACTTTTCCCAAATTTCCTCCCTTTCTAAATCTATTTCTTTCAGGCTGAGCACATAAGCTTATGTACTTTTCAATATATCACTTTCCAGATAACCGTATCAGGCACATTCCAGTTATTGATCAGACGGGTATGATAGGGATGGTGTCAATTGGAGATGTTGTCCGTGCTGTCGTGAGTGAGCATAGGGAAGAGCTGAACCGGTTGAATGCCTTCATACAAGGAGGgtactagatgatgatgatgataaaatAAATGGATGATGACCGCAAGGGTTATGCTTACGGTTTAAAGATGTCTGAGTTGAGAACTCTTCTTGTAAATGTTGACATCCTTCTTCTCTAGCATGATGTTTGCCTATGGATATGGGCCTACCAATTTGGGATCAATAAGATACAGTCTGCACTAGTGTTTTTCTATTTAGGTTGCATGCAATTGGCAGTTGCTTAAGATGCCAGTTTGTTTAACCAAAACTTAAAGGTTATTCTCCTTTAGAGGACTTAGATTGACATACTGCGCTGAGCATATTGTCCTCCCTCTGTTTTCAAAGATGAATTTTCCATGATGGGATTGTTATCTTTAAGGTTCAAATTGTTCCTTAAGCTTTTAAGCATATCAAGATTGTGGAAATGAACCTTCCAAGAATAAAGGGGGTTGATTTTAATATAAAACTTGAACAGCGTACATACCGTTTATAGGATTAAGATTTTCATATTCACATGAGCATTTTCTGCTACTTTTTATGTTCTTAGAaagattaagagcctgtttggatgggcttatgcctataagctgtttgcagcttataagttaaaaaaaattagttggggtagtctaacttattaagctaagtcaaatgggtttaattatttttttgagcttattttaagcacaaaataactttaagctggtcagtcaaacactcaaaaaaactgaaaatagccTATAAGCAACTTaaaagctaatccaaacgggctctaaaataAGCATAGCGGGGACTGGGAAAAGGTTAAATTGAATTTGGTGTTTGTACCAAGCGACTGaagtttttaaataaatataCTAATACAAGTCTTTTGTCTATAACTTCATAGCTGGGTGATATTTATTGTCACTTTAATCTGCCTAttattaaatttttaaatttgatGTAAAAATTAGTGTGAATATGAGTATGTACTTCTCGTGAGAAATATTTTCTTTAGGTTCAAAATTGTACTTTTAACTTTAACAGCAAATTTCGAAATGTACCTTTCAATAACTGTGGTTTTTGCCCTATCGTGTGCCAGAGGCAATAACTTCAGGGGTTGTTTGCATTAGAGACAAATAATGCATGAGTTATAATGTAGCCTTCTTCTAGGATACATTTGATGAAAGCAGAAGAGTCTAATTCCACCCTTTCTCAATCGAACTTTTGTTGCGGTGATGGAAAACTCAAATACTTCTGGAACAAAGAAAAGGATGTGTTTAACACAGAAACCTCATGAAATGGTGATGGTCAAATCAATGGTCAGCGTTACAAAGGAAGAGCATGATCTGCCGGCAGAGACGTTGGTTAATAGTTATTGGTAAAACTCGAGAACCATAGCACTAGACACTAGTTAAGCGAATTAGAACTGCGTTTACCCTAACTGTTCCACTTTAAGGGATTGCTAGAATTGTGGTTTACACCATGCATCATATGCTCACCAACTTCTATCTAGAGGAGGATCACAGAAATGTTTAGAGTAGGAACTTTCTCCCCATTTCTAGTATACAAATAAAGTTGCTGAATTGGACCACCGATTCCAAACCAGATGAAGAAACAACTTGCTTCAGTATGGATTAATCTCCCTGAACTTCCATGGCATTATTTTGAATGGGATGTTCTATGCTGAACTGTTGAGCCTATTTGTACTTCAATTAATACGAATAAGCCCACCCTACCTAAATTTAGACCTACCTCATCGAAGGACAAGTAAAAGAGGATATTATGAAACCTCTGCTATGTGAAGTTTAGATTGAAATTATAAATACGGCAGGTCAATTGGAGACCATTATGCAAAACTTGAGTATGAGACTATACCAGCATTTTGTAACCATTGCAAAATTTAGGATCATTAAGACTCAAAATATGATCCAACATCATGAACTGAGGACTATGGTAAGGGAGGGGAAGAGTAGTAGTAGTAAGGAAGAGATCAATAGCAACAATGCTTTGCAAGTTAATGTTTTCATTGGGGCTAAAAAAGGTAACAAGGGCTAGCTACCACCTCAATGGATTGAGAAGACCGGAGATGAGGAGGGTTGGACAACTGTGATAAGAGGAAAACGGagaaactttttttaaaatattttttgtatTACGTAGGGGGCAGGGGAAGCGGAAATGGGGAGGGtgattacaacgtggggattcgaaccctcaccaataaggtgaaagttcaggtagccaaccaactgagctactagatccctatgGAAAACGGAGAAACGATTTAGAGCTCATTTGCTTCGTGTGGTACCATTTATGCTTAAATTGTCGTCCCAACATCAAATACAATCTCAACACAATTAAAACCCGTCTGAAACTCGTCGGAATCTAACCAAAACTTGCGGACAAGTCCgaaatcatcatacgaaccttCTGGAACTTTCAAATCATGAATCCGGGCTCGTTTAGTCAAATATTTATCCGTGGTAAACTCTTATTCTTTGATATCACTAATTTCAACTTAAGCGTCTGAATCACTCCTGAGCCCCTTGGGACCCGTCCAAACTATCCAACTAAGTCCCAAAATACAATACAAACTTATAGGAACTTTCAAATCTCGATTTTGAGTCTGTTTATCCCGAATATTGACTTTGGGgctctcttattttattttttctcaaaGCCTATagttttttattttcttctttgaaCTCATTTTTTTCCTTGGGAACCATGCCACGTACCCGCaaatcataaaatacatttttACCGTATGGGAAGTGTCATTTAGGGAAAAAGAATTCCAATACTCAAAACGACCGGACGGATCGTTACAACACTAAAagtgaaaataattttaaatgctTGCTATGTTTATATAGATGAAGACATGTTACAAAACATTCTCTATTTTTATTGTCTCAAATGTGTGCCAGAAGACCCTCAAGGGTTGGATGAGTTGGTTGGGTGAGTGGTTTCCCACATGCGAAACTTGGAATCAATTTTCCTCACCATCAACCTTCTCAATCAAAACTCGTCATATCGGGCTTGCTTAGTGCATTTTACATCTTctatgtggtttgcgagctattgcgcAGTGAGTAGGTTACCTAGTAGTGCACACCTGAAGGGTAGCGGCTATGGATTTTCCTggggttccaaaaaaaaaaagtgtgtatGAAGCATGATTTATGGAAAAAATTGAAAACATTATGAAATTATTTTATGCCTAGTTGTGACTACGCAAAATTGTGTTTCATTCCATGTAGTGAATGAGACAACTTGTGATATACATTATATGAGGGTAAGACGATGGGTTCAAGTCCCAACGCACCAGGAGGGTAAGACAGCAGGTTCAAGTCCTGATGCACCGTGATGACAAGATGTTGGTTTTGTGTTGCCATGcttaagttttgatgattgacaaaataCGCGCACGTGATAAATGAACTAGGTTCCCAGACATAGTCTATCAAAAGGAGTCAAGAGAAGAAGACAGACACAGAGTAACACATGCTCAATGAAACAGGTTTGTCCACATTTTCCATCATCCATCACAAAAGCAGGCTCAAGATAGAGCCACCGGAATGAAAAAGAAGGAGACGATGAAACAGGTTTTtcaacatgttccatctcagacagtACAGAGATTCAtaggtggatgaaacaggttcgtgagcATGTTCTAGCGCAAGTCCTATaacaactaggatttgcagttttatggtaaagacttggcggtcAAGGATGCAAATTTCCTTACTATATTTGTTAGGATTAGTAAGACTTCTACATGGACAAGAAGCGGACACAACAAGGCAAGAGTCCAAATACAACACAAACCCTAATATCTCATGGGCCTACTTGAAGATGGTTTGGTGTTTGCCTATCTGCTGTGCACTCCATGTTATAAATATCcaagtcttaccaagaagaaggtTTGCACACCCACAAAGAGGGAATTTAAAATATTGAGCGATCAAAAGATATATCAAGAATATTTAAGAATTCAGGCGTGCGTCTCTAGTGCAAGAAGAAAGATTGAAGGAGTTTTCTACGGTATAATGTTTTCCAGTTCTTAAGTCTAGAAACTTGTATTAGGTTATTTATCAAGTTGTACTTTATCCGCTTTATTAGAAGCAGTCAAGTTATTACAAAAACattgtaaattcaacttcaagttagGGATGAACTTGGAGGTTGCTTACTAGTCTGGGGAGATTAGTGAGATATAAATTGGAGGTTAGTTCGTAGGTTACAGAGATTGTAACTTGAATTTGTAGAGGCTCACTATTGTAGTGGAGTTTGGGaaaaatcctacagaggtgtCGGTCGTGGTTTTTATCGCCCTAGTGAGtcgggtggtttccacgtaaaaaatCACTGTGATCTTTACTTACTTGCAATTTATATCCGGCAAGAGGCTGGCATAGAACAGGTAAAGTAACGTGTTGCATCCTTAGGCGAAAATTGGATAGTGCATAGGATAGAAAGTAGGTCGTGCAACCTATCAAAGGGTATCAAAGCAGGTTCTCCACAAAGAGGCTAACACCTTAGAAGAAGATCATGATGAATGTTACACCACCTATTGGACACAGTGAAGGTCAGTTAATTCACAGGCCACCATTACTCAATGGGCAGTACTACGCCTAGTGGAAAGCATGAATGGAAGACCATCTACAAGCAGAAGACTGTGAACTCTAGAATAGAATCATTGATGGTCCCCACTACCCCTCACAAAGAAGGGCACTGATGGAGCTGACATAAAAAAGGATAAGAGTGGGTATCTTGAAAGTGATTACAAGATGCTACAGAAAAATACTAAGGCCAAAAATGTCTTGATTTGCGGATTAGGACTAGATTAGTACAACAGGATCTCTGGGTGTACAAAAACCAAACAAATCTGGGATGCATTGGCCAATGCTCACGAGGGAGCAAGTCAAGTAAAGAAATTCAAAAAGGCTATGCT
The nucleotide sequence above comes from Lycium barbarum isolate Lr01 chromosome 3, ASM1917538v2, whole genome shotgun sequence. Encoded proteins:
- the LOC132631614 gene encoding CBS domain-containing protein CBSX3, mitochondrial translates to MQGGFKQIISHGSVLKSAVLRHVRLVSPVSRPLMFARHETNSAARIEEHGFESTKISDILKGKGKSADGSWLFCTTDDSVYDAVKSMTQHNVGALVVVKSGENKSIAGIITERDYLRKIIVQGRSSKSTKVGDIMTEENKLITVTPETKVLKAMQLMTDNRIRHIPVIDQTGMIGMVSIGDVVRAVVSEHREELNRLNAFIQGGY